One genomic region from Leptospira montravelensis encodes:
- the nuoK gene encoding NADH-quinone oxidoreductase subunit NuoK — protein sequence MNQFINGIPVSYILGLAGILFSIGVLGVLIRRNIVIIFMSVELILNSVNLVFVTFSKALSHISGETIVFFVMAIAAAEAAVGLALVIAIFRHKKSTNVDELQSMRW from the coding sequence ATGAACCAATTCATTAATGGCATTCCCGTTTCATACATTTTAGGTCTTGCTGGAATTTTATTTTCCATTGGTGTACTAGGTGTTCTCATCCGAAGAAACATCGTCATCATCTTTATGTCAGTGGAACTCATTTTAAATTCAGTGAATTTAGTTTTTGTTACCTTTTCCAAAGCGCTTTCGCATATTTCAGGGGAAACCATTGTTTTCTTTGTGATGGCAATTGCCGCAGCTGAAGCGGCTGTGGGACTAGCGCTTGTGATTGCCATTTTCCGGCATAAAAAATCCACCAATGTGGATGAACTCCAATCGATGAGATGGTAA
- a CDS encoding NADH-quinone oxidoreductase subunit J, with product MDEIIYMNFESSPSFLLFIFFGTVTVVTALSVIFQKNPVVSAVSLVFTFFALAGIYGIMGALFIATMQVLVYAGAIMVLIVFVLMLLSQRTETLSRYRKHPIRLVLLSLFALCFFFLLYSALTTGVPHSEQKGKGYELTEYSFPIQGTGTINAKGNVASVGASTYLDYLLPFEMISILLLVAVLGAVILAKKRLTEVEQTKDNVL from the coding sequence ATGGATGAAATTATTTATATGAACTTTGAATCCTCTCCATCCTTTTTATTATTTATTTTTTTTGGGACAGTCACTGTGGTTACGGCCCTTAGTGTCATCTTTCAAAAAAATCCAGTTGTATCTGCAGTTTCCCTTGTTTTTACATTCTTTGCTCTTGCAGGGATTTATGGAATTATGGGTGCCTTGTTTATTGCCACCATGCAGGTGTTAGTGTATGCTGGGGCAATTATGGTTCTCATAGTATTTGTTTTGATGCTACTTTCGCAAAGAACAGAAACTCTTTCGCGTTATAGAAAACACCCGATCCGTTTGGTTTTACTTTCTCTGTTTGCCTTGTGTTTTTTCTTTTTATTGTATAGTGCACTCACAACAGGAGTTCCTCATTCAGAACAAAAAGGAAAAGGATATGAACTAACCGAGTATTCTTTTCCTATCCAAGGAACGGGAACTATCAATGCAAAAGGGAATGTCGCCAGTGTCGGTGCCTCCACTTATTTAGATTATTTACTCCCTTTTGAAATGATCTCTATCTTACTTCTCGTGGCTGTTCTTGGTGCAGTGATCCTTGCCAAAAAAAGACTAACGGAAGTAGAACAAACGAAGGACAACGTGTTATGA
- the nuoH gene encoding NADH-quinone oxidoreductase subunit NuoH has product MDWALILAWGIKILSLFFIILTGVAYYTLAERKFAGFIQDRPGPNRAGIFGLFQPLADGIKFIAKEEIFPKNVSKGMYLLAPTISMTCAIMAWAVIPFGGSLPAPEWLAALTGVTTIDLQIANPDSGVLYMLAISSLSVYGIMIAGWSSNNKYSLLGGVRSTAQMISYELPMGLSIVVIVIMTGSLKLTDISDSQKDMWNILSPPGFVAFFIYVTAMFAETNRLPFDLAEAESELVVGFHTEYGAFKFALFFLAEYMNMITMSCLTTLLFFGGYNVPFHLGAGSPYQAFYGLGFFILKVLFFAFLFIWVRWTLPRFRYDQLMKLGWKKMIPWGLFAVMFAAIYTVYWKEGWMKLFI; this is encoded by the coding sequence ATGGACTGGGCTCTAATACTTGCTTGGGGAATTAAAATCCTCTCATTGTTTTTTATCATTTTAACGGGTGTGGCCTATTACACGCTCGCCGAACGTAAGTTTGCTGGTTTTATCCAGGATCGTCCGGGCCCCAACCGTGCCGGAATTTTTGGACTTTTCCAACCTCTTGCTGACGGAATCAAATTCATCGCCAAAGAAGAAATTTTTCCAAAAAACGTATCCAAAGGGATGTATCTTTTGGCTCCCACCATCTCTATGACTTGTGCCATTATGGCCTGGGCTGTGATTCCTTTTGGGGGAAGTCTTCCGGCACCGGAGTGGCTTGCAGCACTTACAGGTGTCACAACCATTGATTTACAAATTGCCAATCCCGATTCAGGGGTTTTATACATGCTTGCCATCTCTTCCCTTTCTGTGTATGGAATTATGATTGCAGGTTGGTCCAGTAACAACAAATACTCGTTACTTGGTGGGGTTCGTTCTACGGCTCAGATGATTAGTTACGAACTTCCTATGGGACTTTCCATTGTTGTGATTGTGATTATGACCGGATCACTCAAACTAACAGACATTAGTGATTCCCAAAAAGACATGTGGAATATTTTGTCTCCTCCTGGTTTTGTTGCCTTTTTTATTTATGTAACTGCGATGTTTGCCGAAACCAATCGCCTTCCTTTTGACCTTGCAGAAGCGGAATCGGAACTGGTTGTTGGGTTTCATACAGAATATGGGGCTTTTAAGTTCGCACTCTTCTTTTTGGCCGAGTACATGAACATGATTACCATGTCTTGTCTTACTACCTTACTCTTTTTTGGCGGATACAACGTTCCATTTCACTTAGGGGCAGGTTCTCCTTACCAAGCATTTTATGGACTTGGATTTTTTATTTTAAAAGTTCTATTCTTTGCCTTTTTGTTTATTTGGGTTCGTTGGACCCTTCCTCGTTTTCGTTATGACCAACTCATGAAACTGGGTTGGAAAAAAATGATCCCTTGGGGACTTTTTGCTGTGATGTTCGCAGCGATTTATACAGTATATTGGAAAGAAGGATGGATGAAATTATTTATATGA
- the nuoF gene encoding NADH-quinone oxidoreductase subunit NuoF, which translates to MGLKTLLTTHVSAADSHTLSHYRSVGGYESQKKALTEMTAEQIVNDVKNSGLRGRGGAGFPTGNKWGFIPKTDKPKYLICNGDEGEPGTFKDRLLIEKFPHMLIEGMVIAAKAIDSHQGYIYIRGEFHKGIRIVEAAVEEAYKAGLLGKNILGLGYDFDLVVYSGAGAYICGEESALINSLEGRRGHPRLKPPFPAVSGLYACPTVVNNVETFCNVPHIIRMTGEEYKKIGTEKSPGTRLFAVSGHVKKPGIYEVEMGTPMKELIYDICGGIKNDGTLKAVIPGGSSSPILTAEEAMTATMDYESIASLKSMLGSGAVIILSESADLVETTYRLAEFYSHESCGQCTPCREGTHWVKDLLHKIKIGEGTEKDVELIFSLSRNMEGGTTICPLADACVMAVRPTMTKFKGEFSARLKKEVSISH; encoded by the coding sequence ATGGGATTAAAAACTCTTCTCACAACTCATGTTAGTGCCGCGGATTCCCATACTTTAAGCCATTACCGGTCTGTCGGCGGATACGAAAGCCAAAAAAAGGCTCTGACGGAAATGACCGCCGAACAAATCGTAAACGATGTGAAAAACTCCGGCCTTCGTGGTCGCGGTGGTGCCGGTTTTCCCACAGGAAACAAATGGGGATTCATTCCTAAAACCGACAAACCCAAATACTTAATTTGTAATGGGGACGAAGGGGAACCGGGAACCTTTAAGGACCGACTTTTAATCGAAAAATTCCCACATATGCTCATCGAAGGGATGGTCATTGCTGCCAAAGCAATCGACTCCCACCAAGGTTATATTTACATTCGAGGTGAGTTCCATAAAGGAATTCGGATTGTGGAAGCGGCTGTTGAGGAAGCATACAAAGCAGGCCTTCTTGGAAAAAATATCTTAGGCCTTGGATATGATTTTGATTTGGTTGTGTATTCCGGAGCAGGTGCTTATATCTGCGGGGAAGAATCGGCTCTCATCAATTCCCTTGAGGGAAGGAGGGGCCATCCAAGATTAAAACCTCCTTTTCCAGCTGTATCTGGTCTTTATGCATGTCCTACCGTTGTGAACAATGTGGAAACATTTTGTAATGTTCCGCATATCATTCGTATGACGGGAGAAGAATACAAAAAAATCGGAACAGAAAAATCACCGGGAACAAGACTTTTTGCTGTCAGCGGACATGTGAAAAAACCAGGGATTTATGAAGTCGAAATGGGAACTCCCATGAAAGAACTCATTTACGATATCTGTGGTGGGATAAAAAATGATGGGACCCTCAAAGCAGTGATTCCGGGAGGAAGTTCTTCTCCGATTCTCACAGCAGAAGAGGCCATGACGGCAACTATGGATTATGAATCGATTGCTTCTCTCAAATCCATGTTAGGTTCTGGGGCGGTCATCATTCTTTCCGAATCTGCAGATCTTGTGGAAACCACATACCGATTGGCAGAGTTTTATTCACATGAATCCTGTGGTCAATGTACACCTTGTCGGGAAGGTACACATTGGGTAAAAGACCTTCTTCATAAAATTAAAATCGGAGAAGGAACAGAAAAAGATGTAGAACTCATTTTTTCTTTGTCTAGGAATATGGAAGGTGGAACCACCATCTGTCCGTTAGCGGATGCTTGTGTTATGGCAGTCCGTCCAACGATGACAAAGTTTAAAGGAGAGTTCTCGGCTCGATTGAAAAAGGAAGTGAGCATCTCTCACTAA
- the nuoE gene encoding complex I 24 kDa subunit family protein: protein MAYQFSQDSEIRFQRLIPQFPSKRSLILPCLFLLQADKGFVDQEGMQYIADRIGDPISLAHVHGVATFYTMYNKKPVGKFHIQICGNISCYLSGSDSITEHVCSKLGIDPGETTGDKKYTVDEVQCLGACGFGPVAQINDKYYENLTPEKIEAIISELEKQV, encoded by the coding sequence ATGGCCTATCAATTTTCACAAGATTCTGAAATAAGGTTCCAGAGGTTGATTCCACAATTTCCGAGCAAACGTTCGTTAATTTTACCCTGTCTTTTTTTACTACAAGCTGACAAAGGTTTTGTGGACCAGGAAGGGATGCAGTACATTGCAGACCGAATTGGAGATCCCATTTCCTTAGCTCATGTTCATGGCGTTGCTACCTTTTACACCATGTACAATAAAAAACCTGTGGGTAAATTCCATATCCAAATTTGTGGAAATATCTCTTGTTATCTTTCGGGATCTGATTCCATCACCGAACATGTTTGTTCCAAATTAGGAATTGATCCGGGTGAAACCACGGGTGATAAAAAATACACAGTGGATGAAGTGCAGTGCCTCGGTGCTTGTGGGTTTGGGCCAGTGGCTCAAATCAACGACAAATATTATGAAAACCTAACACCGGAAAAAATCGAAGCTATCATTTCCGAATTGGAAAAGCAGGTATAA
- a CDS encoding NADH-quinone oxidoreductase subunit D encodes MVMYEKTAEHFGKKFKDLPEGHLLVNLGPSHPATHGILQNVIQIDGERVVDTESVIGYVHRCFEKLGERYDYNQFLVCTDRMNYVSTPLNNIGWILTVEKMMQIQVPDRVTYVRMIISELSRIMDHIICNGIMGVDLGAFSGLLHLFHHRENIYQILEKLTGARLTTTFCRVGGMERDIYPEFQSEIKTVIKGLKPALDEFQDLLIRNKIFNERTAGIGGLSADRAIAYGFSGPNLRAAGVPWDVRKDDPYMFYDKVGFDIPVGEDGSALDRTLVRMEEMRQSMRIIEQLIDGIPEGPYHADVPHTFLPPKDRVYHNMEELIYHFKIIMHGVKVPPGEYYMSTEAANGELGFYVVSEGEKSPWRVHVRRPCFWYYQAFPELVKGGLLADTIATMSSLNVIAGELDC; translated from the coding sequence ATGGTAATGTACGAAAAAACAGCCGAACACTTTGGAAAAAAATTCAAAGATCTACCGGAAGGCCATTTACTTGTTAACTTGGGACCCAGTCACCCCGCCACTCATGGAATTTTACAAAACGTAATCCAAATTGATGGAGAACGTGTGGTGGATACAGAATCCGTCATTGGGTATGTCCATCGTTGTTTTGAAAAATTAGGTGAACGTTACGATTACAATCAGTTCTTAGTTTGTACCGATCGTATGAACTATGTGTCCACTCCACTCAATAATATTGGTTGGATCCTTACCGTTGAAAAAATGATGCAAATCCAAGTTCCCGATCGTGTTACTTATGTAAGAATGATCATCTCGGAACTATCTCGGATTATGGATCATATCATCTGTAATGGAATTATGGGTGTGGACCTTGGAGCTTTTTCTGGCTTACTCCATTTGTTTCACCATAGAGAAAATATTTATCAGATTTTAGAGAAACTAACGGGTGCTAGGCTCACTACAACTTTCTGTCGTGTGGGTGGAATGGAACGTGATATCTATCCCGAATTCCAATCCGAAATCAAAACGGTAATCAAAGGTTTAAAACCTGCTTTAGATGAATTCCAGGACCTTCTCATTCGTAATAAAATTTTTAATGAAAGAACAGCTGGGATTGGTGGTTTATCTGCGGATCGTGCGATTGCCTATGGATTTTCTGGTCCGAACCTACGTGCGGCCGGTGTTCCTTGGGATGTAAGAAAAGATGATCCATATATGTTCTATGACAAAGTTGGTTTTGACATTCCAGTGGGAGAAGATGGATCGGCCCTAGACAGAACTCTTGTTCGTATGGAAGAGATGCGTCAATCCATGCGCATTATCGAACAACTTATCGATGGAATCCCAGAAGGTCCATACCATGCCGATGTTCCACACACTTTCCTTCCGCCGAAAGATCGTGTGTATCACAATATGGAAGAACTCATTTACCATTTTAAAATCATTATGCACGGAGTGAAGGTGCCTCCGGGAGAATACTATATGTCCACCGAGGCTGCCAATGGAGAACTCGGTTTTTATGTGGTATCCGAAGGGGAAAAATCTCCTTGGAGAGTGCATGTAAGACGTCCTTGTTTTTGGTATTACCAAGCGTTCCCGGAACTTGTTAAAGGGGGCTTACTTGCTGACACCATTGCCACTATGTCTTCACTCAATGTCATTGCAGGGGAGTTGGATTGTTAA
- a CDS encoding NADH-quinone oxidoreductase subunit C: MKDTITEYFNSRFSDVLLPQRDINTNLLYFSIKKEALPTVAQTLKDHPEFAFTYLNDLTSVDWLGKREPRFEVVYLLRSPKNKHFRLQLRVPVGEGEEVPSLVSIFPSANWPEREVYDLMGIPFSNHPQMERLIMPDNFIGHPLRKDYPLEGPGQDYLIEDLLTIHVNEDITG, encoded by the coding sequence ATGAAAGATACAATTACTGAATACTTTAACTCGCGGTTTTCCGATGTGTTACTCCCGCAAAGGGACATAAACACCAATTTGCTCTATTTTAGTATCAAAAAGGAAGCCCTTCCCACCGTTGCACAAACGTTAAAGGATCATCCTGAATTTGCATTCACTTACCTAAACGATCTTACTTCTGTGGATTGGCTTGGAAAAAGAGAACCAAGGTTCGAGGTGGTATATTTACTTCGTTCTCCTAAAAACAAACACTTCCGTTTGCAACTTCGAGTTCCTGTGGGAGAAGGGGAAGAGGTTCCAAGTTTAGTTAGTATTTTTCCTTCTGCCAATTGGCCAGAAAGAGAAGTGTATGACCTGATGGGAATTCCCTTTTCAAACCATCCTCAAATGGAAAGGCTGATTATGCCTGATAACTTTATAGGTCATCCACTTCGTAAGGATTATCCTTTAGAGGGACCGGGACAAGATTATCTCATTGAAGACTTACTCACCATTCATGTGAACGAGGATATTACCGGTTAG
- a CDS encoding NADH-quinone oxidoreductase subunit B, which produces MGLTETLSKPGEMFGDMFQVATLDNVVQWGQSFSLWPYPFATACCGIEYMSTSCADYDIARFGAERPSFSPRQADMILVLGTITYKMAPVLRQIYDQLAEPKFVISVGACASSGGMFHTYGVLQGVDRILPVDVYVPGCPPRPEALLDALVKLQKKVQGQGLEARRQEVMRKIEEINERNKPLVVA; this is translated from the coding sequence ATGGGATTAACAGAAACACTATCCAAACCGGGTGAGATGTTTGGCGACATGTTCCAAGTCGCTACATTGGATAACGTAGTCCAATGGGGACAAAGTTTTTCATTATGGCCTTATCCTTTTGCCACAGCTTGTTGTGGAATTGAATACATGAGTACTTCTTGTGCTGATTACGACATCGCTCGATTTGGTGCAGAACGTCCTTCCTTTTCACCGCGCCAAGCCGATATGATTTTAGTTCTTGGAACCATCACATATAAAATGGCCCCCGTCTTACGCCAGATATACGACCAATTGGCAGAACCTAAATTTGTAATTTCTGTGGGTGCTTGTGCCTCTTCCGGGGGAATGTTTCACACCTACGGTGTGTTACAAGGTGTCGACCGAATCCTGCCTGTGGATGTTTATGTTCCTGGTTGTCCTCCTCGTCCAGAAGCTCTCCTTGATGCCCTAGTCAAACTGCAAAAGAAAGTCCAAGGGCAAGGATTAGAAGCAAGACGCCAAGAAGTGATGAGAAAAATCGAAGAAATCAACGAACGTAACAAACCTCTCGTAGTGGCATGA
- a CDS encoding NADH-quinone oxidoreductase subunit A, whose translation MGSAPDSFAPILLQLLLGVGFSALILTLAFLINPKKKSKPQDTFECGVTYYGDARGLFNIKFYLVAVLFILFDIEAVFLYPWAVNLISFKEAGLGTFFLVEMFFFLLILVVGLYYIWKKGALEWD comes from the coding sequence ATGGGTTCTGCACCAGATAGTTTTGCGCCAATCCTTTTACAACTTTTACTCGGAGTCGGTTTTTCCGCTCTGATTTTGACCCTTGCCTTCCTCATCAATCCGAAGAAAAAATCAAAACCCCAAGATACCTTTGAATGTGGAGTTACCTATTACGGTGATGCGAGAGGACTCTTTAACATTAAGTTCTATCTTGTTGCGGTTCTTTTTATCCTCTTCGATATTGAAGCCGTCTTTTTATATCCTTGGGCAGTGAACTTAATCAGCTTTAAAGAAGCGGGCCTTGGTACCTTCTTCCTTGTGGAGATGTTTTTCTTTTTACTCATACTTGTTGTGGGTCTATACTATATATGGAAAAAGGGAGCACTGGAATGGGATTAA
- a CDS encoding replication-associated recombination protein A produces the protein MDSLFSQNKQVPLAHALRPKSWSEFVGQAQVVQSLRAITKPTSILFYGPPGSGKTTLAHLLTQSWSLEKRYLSCVTSGLKEVREVLEEAKRRGTIVLFLDEIHRFSSSQQDALLSAVEEGEIILIAATTENPSFRVNKALLSRMLVYRLTTLSEEEENSIFETCLTKLNHKEKFPEDLKKELFRRSSGDARKLLGYLERILSFTEDTGSINESKLAEILGENVIFYDKNSESHYDIISAFIKSLRGSDPDAALFYLALMIEGGEDPLFIARRLLIFASEDVGNASVHALPLAIATWQAVERVGMPEGRIPLGQCTTFLASAPKSNASYLAIDKALQLVRERKREFQIPNHLRNAPTATHKKEGAGKDYQYPHDFPGHFLKERYFPTDFYPDIPQFYHPTNQGMEKNLKEQLERLWGDRY, from the coding sequence TTGGACTCCCTTTTTTCACAAAACAAACAAGTCCCACTGGCCCACGCACTTCGGCCCAAGTCTTGGTCAGAATTTGTTGGACAGGCTCAAGTGGTGCAATCATTAAGAGCCATCACTAAACCCACCTCCATTCTGTTTTACGGCCCACCTGGTTCTGGAAAAACTACCTTAGCACACCTTCTCACACAAAGTTGGAGTTTAGAAAAACGTTATTTAAGTTGTGTGACCAGTGGTCTGAAAGAAGTGCGGGAAGTATTGGAAGAAGCCAAACGCAGGGGAACCATCGTTTTGTTTTTAGATGAAATTCATAGGTTTTCCTCCTCACAACAAGATGCTCTTCTTTCCGCTGTGGAAGAGGGAGAAATCATTCTAATTGCGGCAACCACAGAAAATCCAAGTTTTCGTGTGAATAAAGCTCTCCTTTCTAGGATGCTAGTGTATCGACTTACCACTTTATCAGAAGAAGAAGAAAATTCGATTTTTGAAACTTGTCTTACCAAACTCAATCACAAGGAAAAATTTCCAGAGGACTTAAAAAAGGAACTTTTTCGTAGAAGTTCAGGAGATGCCAGAAAACTCCTTGGGTATCTAGAACGGATTTTAAGTTTTACAGAAGACACGGGAAGTATCAACGAATCCAAGTTAGCTGAAATTTTGGGTGAAAATGTAATTTTTTATGATAAAAACAGTGAAAGTCATTATGATATCATCTCTGCTTTTATCAAATCCCTTCGTGGGAGCGATCCCGATGCCGCCCTTTTTTATTTGGCACTGATGATCGAAGGGGGAGAGGACCCACTTTTTATCGCAAGGAGACTTCTGATTTTTGCCAGTGAAGACGTAGGAAATGCCAGTGTCCACGCACTTCCCCTAGCCATTGCCACTTGGCAAGCTGTGGAACGAGTGGGAATGCCAGAGGGAAGGATTCCGCTTGGTCAATGTACTACTTTTCTTGCTTCGGCACCGAAGTCTAATGCGAGTTATCTGGCAATTGACAAAGCTTTGCAGTTGGTTCGAGAAAGAAAACGGGAATTTCAAATTCCAAACCATTTGCGTAATGCTCCCACAGCCACACATAAGAAGGAAGGGGCAGGAAAAGATTACCAATACCCCCACGATTTCCCAGGGCATTTCCTAAAAGAACGTTATTTTCCCACTGATTTTTATCCAGACATTCCGCAGTTTTATCATCCGACAAACCAAGGTATGGAAAAGAATTTAAAGGAACAATTGGAGCGACTTTGGGGGGACCGGTATTGA
- a CDS encoding YqaA family protein, whose translation MTKDKETFINLRSLIFQTILSIVIVLTIVFGLAFFFRKELLGFSEHFVRIFGYLGLFVGMILSDSLPAFVPPDAFLMLAITGEMDPLKTILSMSFGSIIGGSLAYFVGLYLIPKFHLGRQMVLHYEDKLLPYLRKYGLGAVVISALTPVPYSWMAYTVGTFKMRYSLFLLGSLFRFVRVTVYFYAMYLGWITGG comes from the coding sequence ATGACAAAAGACAAAGAAACTTTTATCAACCTTCGTAGCCTTATCTTCCAAACCATTCTATCGATTGTGATAGTGCTTACGATTGTATTTGGACTTGCTTTTTTCTTTCGAAAGGAACTGCTCGGATTTAGCGAACACTTTGTCCGCATCTTTGGTTATTTGGGGCTTTTTGTGGGAATGATTCTTTCCGATAGTTTGCCTGCTTTTGTTCCTCCCGATGCTTTTCTAATGCTTGCCATCACGGGAGAAATGGATCCTTTAAAAACCATTCTCTCTATGTCTTTTGGGAGTATCATTGGTGGATCCTTAGCATACTTTGTTGGATTGTATCTTATCCCCAAGTTTCATTTAGGTCGGCAAATGGTTTTACATTACGAAGACAAACTCCTCCCGTATCTACGAAAATATGGATTGGGAGCCGTGGTTATAAGTGCCCTTACTCCCGTTCCCTATTCTTGGATGGCTTATACGGTGGGAACCTTTAAGATGCGTTATTCGCTATTTTTACTCGGCTCACTCTTTCGATTTGTGCGAGTCACAGTATATTTTTATGCCATGTATTTGGGGTGGATCACTGGAGGATAG
- the pth gene encoding aminoacyl-tRNA hydrolase, whose translation MIHFLIVGLGNPGDKYKNTRHNIGFMILDALASSFSVSFKDSKKYMESTHTLDGDKVHLLKPLEFMNLSGKATQTLANLYKIPPSQILVVQDEVDLPFGKIKNKIGGGTAGHNGLKDIVAKLGSQEFHRLRFGVGKPEKGGMEVADFVLQNFNSEEKNGLDALIKESVTKIEDWVKTNRNLIRKENGG comes from the coding sequence ATGATTCATTTTCTCATTGTGGGCCTTGGGAATCCAGGGGATAAATATAAAAACACTCGCCATAACATTGGTTTTATGATCTTGGATGCTCTTGCGAGTAGTTTCAGTGTTTCTTTCAAAGATTCCAAAAAATATATGGAATCAACTCATACTCTGGACGGAGACAAAGTCCATCTTTTGAAACCATTAGAGTTTATGAATCTTTCTGGAAAAGCCACTCAAACTCTTGCCAATTTGTATAAAATTCCTCCCTCCCAAATTTTAGTCGTTCAGGATGAAGTGGACCTACCTTTTGGTAAGATAAAAAATAAAATTGGCGGCGGAACGGCTGGCCACAACGGACTAAAAGATATCGTGGCAAAACTAGGTTCGCAAGAATTCCACCGGTTACGGTTTGGAGTTGGCAAACCAGAAAAAGGTGGCATGGAAGTGGCTGATTTTGTTTTACAAAATTTTAATTCGGAAGAAAAAAACGGTTTGGATGCACTTATCAAGGAATCGGTTACTAAAATTGAAGATTGGGTCAAAACCAATCGCAATTTAATCCGAAAAGAAAATGGAGGTTAG